TCAGTAGAGCGTCTTAACAGTTGGTATTTTTCACCTGTTTTGACAAAAGCAATTCCGTTTCTAAATTGTGTTAAGCTATCAAAATATGAGGGATAAAGGGCTGTTCCATCTTTTTTAATATGAATAAAGCCTCTTTCAGTTTCTAGTCCAATCACTCCATTTTCAAAATTGCCTATTGGATTTACATTTTGATAAGACAGTCTCTTAATTCTTTTTCCTGTTTTGTCTATCAAAAAATTCTCTCCAATTGCCATTCCTTCACCAAAATTACTTCCAGAAGTGTAAGCTGATTTAATGACAACTTCGCCTTTTTCATTGATATACGACCATTTTGTACCAGCTCTTGACAAATCTACTTTTGCCATATTATCTAAAAATGGAAAGGCTTTGTAATAAGCAAAATCGATTACTTTTTTACCGTTTTCATCCAAATAACCAAAAAGCTGTTTATCTCTTGATTTGTTGTTTTGCTGAACAGCTATTTTTCCTTCTGACAAAATTCCAATTTCTAAATAGTCAGGTTTTAAAACAACGTTTCCTTGATTATCAATGATTCCATAAAGTAGTTGCTTCGGATTTTTTGGGTCTTTAATTCCTACTTTTGCCCAAGAATTTTTGCCTACTTTTCCAAACTCTTCTATAAAATCATAAGAAGGATTTACTAAAAACGTTTCTGAATTTATATCTGTTTTGATTCCAAATTTCCCTCCTTGTTCTACAATAATTAAATTTTGGTTTGGATTTTCTTCAAGAAAATCTCCTTTTTCATCTAAATAAGAAACAACAGCAGAATCCAAAAATACTTCAATCAAAGCCTGTTTCGTATTTGGCTTCTGTAAATATTTTACTGACGAATAACGAATCGGAATAACTGTTTTGCCAAAAGGATTGATTACGCCCCAGTTGTTGTTTTGTTTGACAAAAGAAAGTGTATCATTTCTCTCGTCCATTCCTATAAAATCGTATTCGAAGGGAATGATTGTATTATTGTGTCTGTCTATTGTTCCATACTTTTTGTTTTGTTTTTGGGCAACTGTTACGGCATCTTTGACATCATAAATTCCATAAAAATCAGCTACTTTTGAAAATTCTAAAGGCAAGATTTGTTTTCCTTCGTGATTGATATAACCAATTAGATTATTCTTTTTCACTTCTGAAATTCCTTTTTTAGCAAAATAAATTTCCGAAAAATTGCTTTCAATCGCATCATATAAAGGCTCAACAATTATTTTTCCTGTTTTATCAGCATAACCTACTTTATTATTCTCTTCTATTAAAACAAGTTCTTGCCCTGCCTCAAAAATATCATCTTCAATAAAACTATAGTTGAGTTCTAAAACCCAATCTCCATTAGTTTTGATGATTCCATTTTTTTTATAAAAAGCATTTTTTGTTCCGTATCCATCTTCTTCAATATAGCGTTCCGAACTTACTTTTGCCATTCCATTTCTAATTTCATTAATAAAATCAGCTTTGATAGAAGGTTCTAAAATAACTTTGGGAACATTATTTTGATTCGATAAAAATCCCCACAAATTATTTTTTCTAATAATGGCTACATTTTCAGAAAACGTACTGATATATTGATATTCAAAAGGCAAAATAGGTTTGTTTTGCGTGTCTATAATTCCCCATTTTCCGTCTTTTCTAGCTCTGATAACTCCATTTTCTATACTTAATCTTTCATACTGAGGTTCTATGATTATTTTGCCTTTATTAGTGGTTACACCTACTTTTTTACCTTTTACAACTAAAGCCATATTGTTTTCAAAACTACCAATGTATTCATATTCTAGTGGCAAAATGACTTTTCCTGTGTTATCAATTATTCCAAAACTTTGCCCTAACTGAACCTTTGCCACTCCATTTTCGAAAGGCATAATAATTGAATAGGTTGGAGGCAAAATTACCTGTCCTTTTTCGTCCATCAGTCCATATTTTCCACCTGCTTTTATTGGCAATCGTTTTTCAGAAAAATAGGTCATTGAATCGATTGTAGCTCCTGCAATTTGAGTAACTAATAGTCCTGCTTTTGTCAGAATGGCATTTTCTTTTGTGCTATCTGCATAAGCTCGTGCTACATCTGCTGTTCTGAAATCTTCTAACTCAGCATAAAAAAGTTTGTTTTGGCTAATGAGTTTGCCATTTTTGTGGTCAATCAGCGCAGCAGCCGAAAGACTTCCATTTACATTATTTCTACCTAGTGTAAAACCTGCAATTGGCTCTACTGAAATTACATCAAAACCTTCTTTAAAAGCTGGTTCACGTTGTTTATTTAATAAATGCCATTTTTTGGTATTTGGATTCTGAAACCAACGGTAATCTGTCGAAAGGCGATTGGCTAGTTGTGCCGTAAAAACTTCTGGTTTATCTAATTTTGAATAATTGGAAGGCAAAGTTTGGAAAGAAGGAAAAACGGTTTCTTTCTTTTTATTGTTTGATTTATCAAATTCTAAGACAGTAATTTTTTCATTTTGATAAGCAAAAACAATCGTTTCATTTTTCTTAGGAGTAAAAATATCAATTCCTGTATAAATTGGATTCAAGATTAGCTTTCCACTTTTATCAATAATTCCGTCGCCTTGTGGTGTAGTTACTTTTGTGAAAGGAGAATATTCTGTAAAATCATAAACAAGGTCAAAATTTTGACTAAGAATTTTCTTTCCATTTGTATCTAAAATTGACCATTTATTAAGTTCGTTCTTTCCTACAAAAAGAAAATTTTGAAGGTTATAAATTTGAGAATAGATGGGCTGTAAAATAAACTTTGCGTCTTTATCCATTACGCCACAAGCTCCATTTTTACAGGCTGTAATTCGTATTTCTTTTTCATTATTTTTACCTGTATTGTCAATTTCTACCACTTCAAAAAATGAATATTCGGCTGTCGTAATTTCTTTTTTTGCCTTCAAATCGTACAAAGACCATTCTGCTGTCGGAGATTTCAATGCCAAATAATCCATTGAAAGCGCAACAATAGAAGCATATTTTGGCTCAATAACTACCTGTCCATTTTCATCTGCAACTCCCAACGGACGACCAGCACCAAAACTGGTATAACCATTTGGCAGTAGTGTAATGTTGTAAAGTGATTTTTGAGCTAGAGTTTCATTTTTTAGATTGGGCAAATACTCCTCTTTTCCTTTTTTGGCAAGAATGACATTACTCTGAACTTTGATAGTTGGACTATTTAAAAAATAAGCTGTATCAATAGTTGAAATTAGAATGGTAGCTTCTGGACTAATCAAACTGTACTTTTTAGTTTTAGTATCAAATCCTAAAGCATAAGAATTTCTCATTTTATGGATTCTATCAAAATTAGCTGTTGTTTTGCTGCCATTTTTACTCAAAAAAGTATATTTATTTTCTTGATTTTTATAGGCAATCAGTAGAGAATCGATTACTTTTATTTCAGTAGCATTTTCTGTAAAAGATAACAGAGGTTTTCCATTTTGGTCGGCTGCAATCCATTTACTTTCTGTTCCATTATCTTTTTTAAGAAGTAAATAATTAAACTCTGCTACTTCTACAAAATCGTACTCAATGGGAACAATCGTTTTTGAATTTTGGTCAATTACTCCCCACTTTCCATCTTTCCGAACAGGCAAACGAGTAGTTTCTGAATTATTATTTTGAGAAAAGGAGGGAATAGAAAAAGCAAATAAAAAAATAATCAGTAGTAGAAAACGCATATTTTGATAGAATTAAGTTGATAAATTTTCAGATGATTTATGGAAAGTGAACGAGTGAATATACAATAAATTGCCTGAAAACTCATCAGGGTTATAATTTTATTATCTTTGATAAGCAACATTTAACTAATAGAATTAAAACCTAAATCATTTAATTTTTAAGTAAAAAAACTAATTTTATATTTTTTTTCATACTTTGTTACTTTCAACTTATTACAAATAGGGTTGTAAAAATTTAATCTGTTTCTTGAAGATAATAAAGGTTTTACGTGGTTTGGCACAAAAGACGGACTTTGTAGGTATGATGGTCATGATTACAAAACATACACAATAAATGAAAAACAAACTCACTTACTCTATTCTAATCATATCAATTCATTAGCTTTATGTTAATGATTCATTGATTTATGTAGGTACAGAAGCAGGATTAAATCTACTTAATATTAATCAAAATACAATTCTGCCAATTAAACAGTTTAACAAACTACCTATCTCTCAAATATTTATCAATAGTAAAAAGAACATTTGAGTAATAAGTATGAAACAGATTTTTCATAAAAATGAAATCAGATAAAATATGAAGTTTATTTCTAGAGAATAATAGTAGTTTCAGTAACAAAAAACGGTTGAGTATTATAATACAAAAAGTAGATAATCAATCAAAAATTTTTGTTGTCTGACAATTTTTGTGGTGTAAATAACGTGAACTCGGTAGTAGAATTTATGTATTTATCAGTCTATGCTTAAGGTAAACGCACGAAAGATTTATGAGAAAATCAGTTTTTCTAAGTAGTCTTTATTTAAGCTTGCTTTAAATCTTCTTTTTTTTAGACTTAATTTTTCATCCGAACGCTTTACTTTATTTAAAGCTATTTTTCTTAAAATATTTAGATTCACTTGTGAATGAGCTGTTCTGCTTCTATTTTTATCTTCCTCAAAAGTCATATCTAAATGCCAATGAAGTTGATTCTCAATACCCCAATGTCCTCTAATAGCTGTATTAAAATAGTCAGCAGAAGCTAATTTACTGCTTACATAATACCTTGTATTACAAAATGTTATGTTATTTTCTATACGTTCATAATCTATTCTGATAATTGTTTTCAAATGTGTCCACTTTTCTATAAAGTGAGTCACTAAAAGTTCTTCTGCTTTCATTATTTTACATTTCCTTATTTCTATTCTACCATGCGTTGTTTCTCTTGTAGTATCTGTATTTTCTTCTTTTACTTGCGTCCAAATGAAAGCATCATTTACTTCTCCGAAAAATTTTTTTTGAGTTGAAAGTATCGTGAGAAGGAATACCGTTAGGAAGTTCTATAAATTGTAAGAGCCATTCAAAGCATTCTTTTCCCAAAGATTCCATATCTTCGAAGTCTTTACCATTAGATATCAAGGTGCAAAGAGCTATAAAAAGTATATCACAAAGTTTATGTAGAACTTTCCAAGGTTGTCTGAAATCTTTAATATCAGAAAACAAAAAATTAATAGAGTCTTGCATTAAATAGAAAATAAACCAATAAAGATAAGTTTTTTTCGTGCGTTTATCCTACATATTTTTTATAAAAATTTACTTTCATATTTTAAAAAGAAGTTTTTTTGTAACTAAAAAAAAATGTTGATTTTATGTTGAATTGACGTTATAAAATTTCATAGCAAAATTATTTTTACTTAAATTATACATCATTGCTACTCAAGTTATTGAGCAGTTATTTTATTGAGCTTATCCATTTTATAAAAATAATATTTAATATGAAAAAAAGACAAATACTACAAACTTTTGGTTTTTTGATTCTACTTATTTTTAATGGAGGAATATCAATTCCTTTATTAAAAGCTCAACTTTCTCTTATTCCTAGTCCTAGTGGTTATAATTCTGATAATAGAGGTTACAGAGATTCTCCAATTGTATATAATAATGTTTTATATATGAGGTATTTAGGAGATGATGGAAATTATGATTTAGGCAAATATGACGGCACAACTCTTTCTATTATTCCTAGCCCTAGTGGTTATGATGCTAGTAACTATGGACATAATAAAGAACCGATTATCTATAATGGAAATCTTTATATGCGTTACCGTGATAACGGTAATAATGACGACTTAATGAAATATAATGGAACAACTCTTACTCCTGTTCCGAGTCCTAGTGGTTATGATGGAGCTACACATGGATACAGAGGAGAAGCCATTGTTTTTGATAATAAACTTTATCTAAGATATAGAACCAATGCAGGAGAATTTATTTTGGTAAGCTATGACGGAACTACATTAACACCTATTCCCAATCCTGTTGGTTACGAATATTCTAGTCAGCCTATTGTATATGATAATGCACTTTATTTAAAATATGTAAACACAACAACATCTGCTTATCATTTATTCAAGTATGATGGAACTACTTTTTCACATATAACTAACCCAAGTGGTTATGAAAATGTAGGATATGCAGGTAATCCTATTGTATTCAATGGAAAATTATATGGACAATATATAGCTAACACAGGTAATAATGTCCTTATGGAGTGCAATATAACTACTCTTACTCCTATTTTTCCTAGTGTACAATCTAATTATACTAATTCGGCAAGAGGATACAGGGCTGAAGGAATTATCTATAATAGTAATTTGTATATAAAATATAGAAATAATGCTGGAGCATACGAACTATATAAATTTAATGGAACTAATCTTGCTTTAATATCCAATCCTTCAGGTTATGAAAATTCAGCAAGAGGGTATGAAGGAGAAAGTTTTGTTTATGCAGGAAAATTACATGTGAGTTATAGACATAATACGAGTTATTATACTTTATTTACTTATAATGGAACAACTTTAACAGAAGTGCCTAATCCTGTTGGTTATACAAGTAGTGCAACTGGTTATAATTCATCCTTAAACTTAAATCAGCACGGAATTGAATACAATGGAAAAGCCTACATGTATTATACTACCTCTACTTTTGCAGGAGTATTATTTAGCTATGATGGAACTACACTAACTGAAATTTCTAACCCATCAAATTATACGAATGAAGGAGTTGATGATGTCAGTCCTTTTATTTTATTTAACGATAGGCTCTATTTAAGTTATGAACACGATGATGGGAGTTATGATTTAGGAGCTTTTTTCTCCGCTTCTCTAGCTACAGTTACAACAACAACTCAAGCCAACATAACATCCACCACAGCCGATTTAGGAGGAAATGTAACCAATGATGGAGGTGCAACAGTAACAGAAAATGGCATTGTTTGGGGAACATCATCAACTCCTACAACATCAGATAATAAAGTACAAATAGGAACTGGAACAGGAATTTTCAATCAAACTATAACAGGATTACCTTCTGCTACTACTGTTTTTGTTCGTGCTTATGCAATCAATAGTGAAGGAACTTCTTATGGAAATCAGATTAGTTTTACTACATTATCAGCAGGACAATGTACTATATCTAATACCAGTTCAACTGTTACACAAGCTAATGGCTCTGATATTGGACAAAGTTTTACGACGTGCCAAGATGGAAAATTAGATAAAATAAGATTTTTGGCAGGAAATTCTATGACAGGAGTTACACTCAATATCAAATCTGGAAATGGAACTGGAGGAGCAACATTAGGCACATTATCAGGATTAGGTTTTACAGCTTCTGGTACAGCTACAGATTTTAAAGAAGTCGATGTAAGTAGTCTGAACATTTTAGTAACTAACTCTAGTAACTATACATTTTATTTTACTTCTGCATCTCTTCTTGTAGAAAATTCAGGTGCTAGTACATATAATGGAGGAACTTTTTATTTTAATGGAAGTCCAAATGCTAATTTTGATTTAGTTTTTGAAGTAGATATTATAACTCCTACAAATACATCACCTACAGTAACAACAGCCACTCAATCAAACGTAACAGCTACCACAGCCGATTTAGGAGGAAACGTAACTTCTGATGGAGGTGCAACTGTAACAGAAAGAGGAATAGTTTGGGGAACAAGTACAACACCTACTACTTCAAATAATAAAGTACAAATAGGAACTGGAACAGGAGTTTTCAATCAAACTATAACAGGCTTGCCTTCTGCTACTACTATTTTCGTTCGTTCGTATGCTATCAATAGTGAAGGAACTGCTTATGGAAATGAGATTAGTTTTACGACACTCAATAGTGCTACTGAAATAATTACGACAGTAGCAGGAGATGGAACAAATAACACTACAGGAAATGGTACTGGTGCTACAAGTTCAGTAGCAATTGATGAGACTGGAAATATTTATGTAACTACTTCTGGCTTTGGGCACAGTGTTCGCAAAATTACTCCTGCTGGTATACACTCTACTTTTGCAGGAACAGGAACTAATTCTTCTACTGGTGATGGTGGATTAGCTATAAATGCCACACTAAATTCTCCTACTGATTTGTACATTAGTAATGGAGCTTTATATGTTGCAGAAGGAGTGGGCAGGTATATTAGAAAAATAGATTTATCTACAAATATAATTACGACAGTAGCAGGAGATGGAACAAATAACACTACAGGAAATGGTACTGGTGCTACAAGTTCAGTAGCAATTGATGAGGCTGGAAATATTT
This is a stretch of genomic DNA from Bernardetia sp. MNP-M8. It encodes these proteins:
- a CDS encoding WG repeat-containing protein; the encoded protein is MRFLLLIIFLFAFSIPSFSQNNNSETTRLPVRKDGKWGVIDQNSKTIVPIEYDFVEVAEFNYLLLKKDNGTESKWIAADQNGKPLLSFTENATEIKVIDSLLIAYKNQENKYTFLSKNGSKTTANFDRIHKMRNSYALGFDTKTKKYSLISPEATILISTIDTAYFLNSPTIKVQSNVILAKKGKEEYLPNLKNETLAQKSLYNITLLPNGYTSFGAGRPLGVADENGQVVIEPKYASIVALSMDYLALKSPTAEWSLYDLKAKKEITTAEYSFFEVVEIDNTGKNNEKEIRITACKNGACGVMDKDAKFILQPIYSQIYNLQNFLFVGKNELNKWSILDTNGKKILSQNFDLVYDFTEYSPFTKVTTPQGDGIIDKSGKLILNPIYTGIDIFTPKKNETIVFAYQNEKITVLEFDKSNNKKKETVFPSFQTLPSNYSKLDKPEVFTAQLANRLSTDYRWFQNPNTKKWHLLNKQREPAFKEGFDVISVEPIAGFTLGRNNVNGSLSAAALIDHKNGKLISQNKLFYAELEDFRTADVARAYADSTKENAILTKAGLLVTQIAGATIDSMTYFSEKRLPIKAGGKYGLMDEKGQVILPPTYSIIMPFENGVAKVQLGQSFGIIDNTGKVILPLEYEYIGSFENNMALVVKGKKVGVTTNKGKIIIEPQYERLSIENGVIRARKDGKWGIIDTQNKPILPFEYQYISTFSENVAIIRKNNLWGFLSNQNNVPKVILEPSIKADFINEIRNGMAKVSSERYIEEDGYGTKNAFYKKNGIIKTNGDWVLELNYSFIEDDIFEAGQELVLIEENNKVGYADKTGKIIVEPLYDAIESNFSEIYFAKKGISEVKKNNLIGYINHEGKQILPLEFSKVADFYGIYDVKDAVTVAQKQNKKYGTIDRHNNTIIPFEYDFIGMDERNDTLSFVKQNNNWGVINPFGKTVIPIRYSSVKYLQKPNTKQALIEVFLDSAVVSYLDEKGDFLEENPNQNLIIVEQGGKFGIKTDINSETFLVNPSYDFIEEFGKVGKNSWAKVGIKDPKNPKQLLYGIIDNQGNVVLKPDYLEIGILSEGKIAVQQNNKSRDKQLFGYLDENGKKVIDFAYYKAFPFLDNMAKVDLSRAGTKWSYINEKGEVVIKSAYTSGSNFGEGMAIGENFLIDKTGKRIKRLSYQNVNPIGNFENGVIGLETERGFIHIKKDGTALYPSYFDSLTQFRNGIAFVKTGEKYQLLRRSTESPDTVRLNFSATAMRNYQLKHKKNRKIKTKYGETIVDLGFEKVDDGYWLMINESGNFVSPTRYEAVSVLPTSTLLITSGVYGYANLDGKWILKPSFEARQYVQGYVIRLERAGKITYLSLDGNIIWEE
- a CDS encoding ISAs1 family transposase codes for the protein MLSTQKKFFGEVNDAFIWTQVKEENTDTTRETTHGRIEIRKCKIMKAEELLVTHFIEKWTHLKTIIRIDYERIENNITFCNTRYYVSSKLASADYFNTAIRGHWGIENQLHWHLDMTFEEDKNRSRTAHSQVNLNILRKIALNKVKRSDEKLSLKKRRFKASLNKDYLEKLIFS
- a CDS encoding transposase family protein, with protein sequence MQDSINFLFSDIKDFRQPWKVLHKLCDILFIALCTLISNGKDFEDMESLGKECFEWLLQFIELPNGIPSHDTFNSKKIFRRSK